TCAAACGTGCCTTTTTCAAAGGAAATAATTTGATCATCCTTAGTTTCAAGCTTTAATTTAGTTAACCCATCATTATTATCATCTAATACAATATTGACCTTTTCATTATCAATAATGGTTTTGATAAATGAAGGAATTTTATCAAGATTTTCGTTATAAGTCGCTTTTGTTTTTGCAAGATTTTCATCTTGAATAAAATAAGAAACATCATTCTCAAATACAACATAACCCGTTGGATTTGGACCAAACTTAATAGTTAACACCATAACTGCTATTACTAACACCGCAACAAAACTAATATCTCGAACTAATCCCATAGAAACATTGACTAGGTATAGGTGTATTTAAAGATTTTCATTTACGTGCGTTATTGAAAAGCTCGGATGTTGCCATCAATATTGCGAAGCTTATCACTTAAAAATATTGAGTACTTTTCGAGGTTCCAGAGAGAAAAGTACCATCTATGAACTACGCCAAAGCTGAGCCGATGGCAACCTTTGCTTTGCAAAGAGAGCTTTTCAATAACGCTCATTACGTATAGCATAGGTCTTTAACCATTGAGGGTCAACATTTCCTAAATCTTTACAAGTATATTGGTGATCTAAATCCATGCAAATCATGTTTCCATACCTTTGAGGTGTTGTAAATCCAGTTCTAACTTCAGGTGATAATAGAGGACTATAAAATGAAGTTTCAGGAGTAAGTATCGATATCAGTAAAGCGAGTGTCATTCCTGCAGTATATGCTAATGGTTGCAGAGATGTTTTGTGTCTGGGAACAAAGTCCCTCTTGTCAGGATTTTCTAGTCTTAAGCAAGATTTTATTAATTGATCAGTGAAAAACCCTACTCTTGTTTTATCAACTGCACGTCTTTCTTCAAGTGCTAAGATATATTCTGCTACAGCGTCATTAGCTGGTGTTCTAAAACCATACTCCTGTGCTTTTCTCGATAGCTCGCAGTTTAATGCTTCAATTTCAGTTCTTCTTCCAGCATTTAAGTCTTGACATAAAGAAGATTTATGATTACCAAGTTGCGGCGAAGTCGTTACTAAATAATTAAAATAAGATTTTGGTGTTGGTAATCCGTCTATAACAATACCTTCTCTCTCGATAATTTGATACGCTTCTTTAATAATACTCTTGAGTAAATGTCGCTCTTGCCATGAAGTCAAAGAACTATTAGGTTTATTCAAAATACCGCTTAAAGCATTGTAGGCAAGATTAAAAACATACTTTTTCCATTGTTGTCCTGCAAAATTAGGATCTGTTCTTGCAGGGAAATCTACTTCAGTGCATATTTTAACAATCGCTTCTAACGTAGTATCTTGAACATTCCCTCCAAAAATGACTTTATCACCAACAAAAGTAATTTCAGTAGTTCTCATGCCTTGTTTTTGAAAACCAATAGGTATCACTGATTCAACAAGGGGATTTGTTTTAAAATATCTTCTTAATAACTCAGAATTGGTTACACCATTTTGTAAGCTGACGATCGGGATGGTATCGCCTACATGATCCACTAAGTTGTTTATTGTGGTTGCCGTATCACCATATTTTGTAGCAATAAAAATAACATCATAATCTGCAGGTTTGAATTCTGATGCTGCAGAAATGCGTAAATTATTATGATCTCCAAGTTTTCCAGAAATATCTATTCCCTCTTTGTTTATTGCGCTTGCTTGGGTATCAGTTCTGCATAAAAGCGAAACGTCATTGCCTTGAGAGAGAAAACCAGCAATAGCTAAACCAACTGCTCCGCCTCCAACAACTAAAATATGATGATAGTGTTTTTGTTTCATGTTAAAAAATATAAAAACGTGCTTACGTTATTCACCACTTTTAATTAAAATAAGAAGAATAAAAAGTATTTTGGAATTATTTCTTCTTAACCTTCTTAATCTCCTTCTCAAGCTTCAATTCATCAAGCAGTTCTTTGTATCTATTTCTGATTGTTACTTCGGTGACTCCTGCAACATCAGCAACTTCGCGCTGAGTTCTTTTCTCTCCATGAATTAAAGCGCTGACGTATAATGCAGCAGCTGCAATCCCGGTTGGTCCTCTTCCTGAAGTTAATTCAGATTTTTGTGCTGATTCAAGAATTTCAATTGCTCTTGATTGTGTTTCTGCGCTTAATTTTAATGCAGAAGCAAATCGCGCAATATAATCAGCAGGATTGCTTGGTAAAATAGTTATCCCTAGTTCCCTGGTAAC
This genomic interval from Candidatus Woesearchaeota archaeon contains the following:
- a CDS encoding ketopantoate reductase family protein yields the protein MKQKHYHHILVVGGGAVGLAIAGFLSQGNDVSLLCRTDTQASAINKEGIDISGKLGDHNNLRISAASEFKPADYDVIFIATKYGDTATTINNLVDHVGDTIPIVSLQNGVTNSELLRRYFKTNPLVESVIPIGFQKQGMRTTEITFVGDKVIFGGNVQDTTLEAIVKICTEVDFPARTDPNFAGQQWKKYVFNLAYNALSGILNKPNSSLTSWQERHLLKSIIKEAYQIIEREGIVIDGLPTPKSYFNYLVTTSPQLGNHKSSLCQDLNAGRRTEIEALNCELSRKAQEYGFRTPANDAVAEYILALEERRAVDKTRVGFFTDQLIKSCLRLENPDKRDFVPRHKTSLQPLAYTAGMTLALLISILTPETSFYSPLLSPEVRTGFTTPQRYGNMICMDLDHQYTCKDLGNVDPQWLKTYAIRNERY